In Lytechinus variegatus isolate NC3 chromosome 18, Lvar_3.0, whole genome shotgun sequence, a single genomic region encodes these proteins:
- the LOC121432091 gene encoding neurogenin-2-like isoform X1 — protein sequence MGQQRCIKLEEKGISIMPALYPTPMTRTLLRRDPPSCARAFTSHPTYPEQSSLSLCSNSRFNITPEPANNAAVPMATKVAAAPKSDKPAKSHKRRQLNNCTSSKRVKLAPDVPSTNSSTTTAMPKRKRYQRNRCRTRSPACIQKIRRHRRLKANDRERNRMHNLNYALDGLREVLPKFPDDTKLTKIETLRFAHNYIWALSQMLNMVDSSENGSGAENPFSALQAMTGAMTGAMSGGASAASMCQRVAHEAMRNEQKQLLSCRYELSSPMVKEETSSWDYLYPESPETSDSSPEPPMFSKHSLLQTSPFKRSPSQTTYMHNRDIVDRLTPCAWLTN from the exons ATGGGTCAACAGCGCTGTATTAAATTAGAG GAGAAGGGCATATCCATTATGCCAGCTTTATATCCAACCCCGATGACCCGAACATTACTGAGGAGGGATCCCCCGTCCTGCGCACGCGCATTCACAAGTCATCCAACATATCCAGAACAGTCTTCGCTGTCCCTCTGCTCCAACTCTCGTTTCAACATAACTCCGGAACCAGCGAACAACGCCGCAGTACCCATGGCAACAAAAGTCGCCGCAGCACCGAAGAGCGATAAACCTGCGAAAAGTCATAAACGTCGCCAGCTGAATAACTGCACGAGCTCGAAAAGAGTGAAGCTTGCGCCTGACGTTCCATCCACGAATTCGTCAACGACTACAGCGATGCCAAAGAGAAAACGTTACCAAAGAAATCGATGTCGCACTCGAAGCCCCGCCTGCATTCAGAAAATTCGTCGTCATCGGAGACTCAAGGCTAACGACCGCGAGAGGAACCGCATGCACAATCTCAACTACGCTCTCGATGGTCTAAGAGAAGTTTTACCCAAGTTCCCAGACGACACAAAACTCACAAAGATTGAAACCCTTCGGTTCGCCCATAATTACATTTGGGCTCTATCTCAGATGTTGAACATGGTGGACAGCAGCGAAAACGGTTCAGGAGCGGAGAACCCGTTCTCGGCTCTTCAAGCGATGACGGGGGCTATGACGGGAGCGATGTCGGGAGGAGCGTCGGCCGCAAGTATGTGCCAGCGTGTGGCTCATGAGGCGATGAGGAACGAGCAAAAACAACTTTTGAGCTGCAGGTATGAACTTTCTTCCCCTATGGTGAAGGAAGAAACATCATCTTGGGATTATCTATATCCAGAGAGTCCCGAAACATCGGACTCATCTCCTGAACCACCGATGTTTTCAAAGCATTCTCTTCTGCAGACGTCACCCTTCAAACGCTCACCTAGTCAGACGACATACATGCATAATCGCGATATCGTTGATCGATTAACGCCATGTGCCTGGCTCACAAATTAA
- the LOC121432091 gene encoding neurogenin-2-like isoform X2 — protein MLTQEKGISIMPALYPTPMTRTLLRRDPPSCARAFTSHPTYPEQSSLSLCSNSRFNITPEPANNAAVPMATKVAAAPKSDKPAKSHKRRQLNNCTSSKRVKLAPDVPSTNSSTTTAMPKRKRYQRNRCRTRSPACIQKIRRHRRLKANDRERNRMHNLNYALDGLREVLPKFPDDTKLTKIETLRFAHNYIWALSQMLNMVDSSENGSGAENPFSALQAMTGAMTGAMSGGASAASMCQRVAHEAMRNEQKQLLSCRYELSSPMVKEETSSWDYLYPESPETSDSSPEPPMFSKHSLLQTSPFKRSPSQTTYMHNRDIVDRLTPCAWLTN, from the exons ATGCTCACACAG GAGAAGGGCATATCCATTATGCCAGCTTTATATCCAACCCCGATGACCCGAACATTACTGAGGAGGGATCCCCCGTCCTGCGCACGCGCATTCACAAGTCATCCAACATATCCAGAACAGTCTTCGCTGTCCCTCTGCTCCAACTCTCGTTTCAACATAACTCCGGAACCAGCGAACAACGCCGCAGTACCCATGGCAACAAAAGTCGCCGCAGCACCGAAGAGCGATAAACCTGCGAAAAGTCATAAACGTCGCCAGCTGAATAACTGCACGAGCTCGAAAAGAGTGAAGCTTGCGCCTGACGTTCCATCCACGAATTCGTCAACGACTACAGCGATGCCAAAGAGAAAACGTTACCAAAGAAATCGATGTCGCACTCGAAGCCCCGCCTGCATTCAGAAAATTCGTCGTCATCGGAGACTCAAGGCTAACGACCGCGAGAGGAACCGCATGCACAATCTCAACTACGCTCTCGATGGTCTAAGAGAAGTTTTACCCAAGTTCCCAGACGACACAAAACTCACAAAGATTGAAACCCTTCGGTTCGCCCATAATTACATTTGGGCTCTATCTCAGATGTTGAACATGGTGGACAGCAGCGAAAACGGTTCAGGAGCGGAGAACCCGTTCTCGGCTCTTCAAGCGATGACGGGGGCTATGACGGGAGCGATGTCGGGAGGAGCGTCGGCCGCAAGTATGTGCCAGCGTGTGGCTCATGAGGCGATGAGGAACGAGCAAAAACAACTTTTGAGCTGCAGGTATGAACTTTCTTCCCCTATGGTGAAGGAAGAAACATCATCTTGGGATTATCTATATCCAGAGAGTCCCGAAACATCGGACTCATCTCCTGAACCACCGATGTTTTCAAAGCATTCTCTTCTGCAGACGTCACCCTTCAAACGCTCACCTAGTCAGACGACATACATGCATAATCGCGATATCGTTGATCGATTAACGCCATGTGCCTGGCTCACAAATTAA